In one window of Frigoriglobus tundricola DNA:
- a CDS encoding HEAT repeat domain-containing protein translates to MRVPNNHTLARTCTLLDSEFAASTAEILRGTTEPAEVEALVERVLDPEAGATVALAALRALEHDASPLVIDTVVRALNSPHASVRIFAAGETVRRQLVPDASRYLSRLLTTDPFWQVRRAALDALAEGGRRTQLVPASNDPHWRVRYALARWLEMWGRDPAWRDNVLELLLVPEPHAVRLRDYLHYRWTGAVPSRVEPDPRGWCPFWDWDAAVLARNLEQLGRGGRRDALGVLVRLVNHPDERVRAWVVRALRDDGTPEQWADAIVLLSDPREDTAPVIEALTRGIELERTEEVAKCLLARQALPHAALRWAHRQMADARPAPDSEERFQPFAEEDGIPMPPYPANHPYARAAALTPERAKQLVDDPTLETSWFVLSRAAKMCRVPIWNLAPETPWQPPAQPREVPDSLALPSIILVRPRQLGPGGPVVSPLGVSGHYGLPVEGYVRAAEQGVNLFFWEPNYATLTRFVTRLAPADRRGIHILAGTFEADPVRIRKDVERALRNLKLERLSVFLIFWTQSWQRITPDVRDAIEKLKSDGLVQVFGLSTHNREIARDAILDGWNPVMVRHSAAHRKAETEVFPHAIERGTSILTFNNTCYGRLLDPSFRPSDCFRYTLNTPGVTACFTAPATLEYLEENLDALRNPELPEAAREKLLKRGEWMYCEDTVFRKTVRAEV, encoded by the coding sequence ATGCGCGTTCCCAACAACCACACTCTGGCCCGCACCTGCACGCTCCTCGATTCGGAGTTTGCTGCTTCGACCGCTGAAATCCTCCGTGGCACGACCGAGCCGGCCGAGGTGGAAGCGCTCGTCGAGCGGGTGCTGGACCCGGAAGCGGGCGCAACCGTTGCTCTCGCCGCGCTGCGCGCGCTCGAACACGATGCGTCACCGCTGGTGATCGACACCGTTGTGCGCGCTCTGAACAGCCCGCACGCGAGTGTCCGCATTTTCGCGGCGGGAGAAACAGTTCGTCGGCAACTGGTGCCCGACGCGAGCCGGTACCTGTCGCGACTGCTGACGACGGACCCGTTCTGGCAGGTGCGCCGCGCCGCACTCGATGCACTCGCTGAAGGCGGAAGGCGCACTCAATTGGTACCGGCATCGAACGATCCGCACTGGAGGGTGCGGTACGCCCTCGCACGCTGGCTGGAGATGTGGGGCCGCGACCCCGCCTGGCGCGACAACGTTTTGGAACTGCTCCTTGTGCCCGAACCGCATGCCGTTCGGCTCCGAGACTACCTCCATTACCGCTGGACAGGCGCGGTGCCTTCGCGAGTGGAACCCGACCCGCGTGGGTGGTGCCCGTTCTGGGACTGGGACGCGGCCGTGCTGGCGCGGAACCTGGAGCAACTCGGCCGCGGTGGGCGACGCGACGCGCTCGGTGTACTCGTTCGCCTCGTGAACCACCCCGACGAGCGCGTGCGCGCGTGGGTCGTGCGGGCGCTGCGCGACGACGGCACCCCCGAGCAGTGGGCCGATGCGATCGTACTTCTGAGCGATCCGCGAGAGGACACAGCACCGGTCATCGAAGCACTCACACGTGGGATCGAACTCGAACGAACCGAAGAGGTCGCAAAGTGTCTTCTCGCACGGCAGGCCCTGCCGCACGCCGCCCTGCGGTGGGCGCACCGGCAGATGGCAGACGCACGACCGGCACCGGACAGTGAGGAGAGATTTCAACCGTTTGCCGAAGAGGACGGCATTCCGATGCCACCGTACCCGGCGAATCATCCGTACGCGCGGGCCGCAGCGCTCACACCCGAACGGGCGAAACAACTCGTCGATGACCCCACGCTGGAGACTTCGTGGTTCGTGTTGTCGCGGGCGGCGAAGATGTGTCGCGTACCGATCTGGAATCTCGCTCCCGAAACGCCGTGGCAACCCCCGGCCCAACCGCGTGAAGTTCCGGACTCACTGGCGCTGCCGTCCATCATACTCGTGCGACCGCGGCAACTCGGGCCGGGCGGACCGGTCGTGTCACCTCTGGGCGTATCAGGGCATTACGGATTGCCGGTCGAAGGCTACGTGCGTGCGGCGGAGCAGGGGGTGAACCTCTTCTTCTGGGAGCCGAACTACGCAACCCTCACTCGGTTCGTAACGCGACTCGCGCCCGCCGACCGGCGCGGAATTCACATCCTCGCAGGCACCTTCGAGGCGGACCCCGTGCGGATTCGCAAGGACGTGGAGCGTGCGCTCCGCAACCTGAAGCTGGAACGATTGAGCGTCTTCCTGATCTTCTGGACGCAGTCCTGGCAGCGCATCACACCCGATGTGCGTGATGCCATCGAAAAGCTGAAATCCGACGGGCTGGTTCAGGTTTTCGGCCTTTCGACGCACAATAGGGAGATCGCCCGCGACGCGATCCTCGACGGCTGGAACCCCGTCATGGTGCGCCACAGCGCGGCGCACCGCAAAGCCGAAACGGAGGTGTTCCCGCACGCGATCGAACGCGGCACGTCGATCCTCACCTTCAACAACACCTGTTACGGCAGGCTCCTCGACCCGTCGTTCCGGCCGAGCGACTGCTTCCGTTACACGCTGAACACGCCGGGCGTGACCGCGTGCTTCACCGCGCCGGCGACTCTGGAATATTTGGAAGAAAACCTCGATGCCCTGCGCAACCCCGAACTGCCCGAAGCGGCGCGCGAAAAGCTGCTGAAGCGCGGTGAGTGGATGTACTGCGAGGACACTGTCTTCCGCAAAACGGTCCGCGCTGAGGTGTAA
- a CDS encoding reverse transcriptase family protein produces MSASPSPPAWLLLPLPANAAHDAALLASVEEHCTKLPRDFAKLQKALERVRYLASYEPAVNRANALVWEQFEALLSAPEGRDRIALVGYARNHMPVRALARVLRRLAKDPDMTVRGQIAYLIKRSKIREVALPAKKDGDWNPTGWMLPAERGRPSRITRHKTGKSVQARTGVPLLAKLAQLRALLNIKSPKQLGYFLLASDYKNGPYTTHVIPKRDGSDRKICAPKKQLKWVQKQILKHILSKVPPHPAAHGFVNGRSTVSNATPHVGAELVVKFDLKDFFPTVHFFRVMGLFASIGYPVGNCMFGTDDDSNQIAPVLARLCCYTPNPKLWGSATLPQGAPTSPAVSNLVCRRLDARLAGLAEANKGTYTRYADDLTFSFKSAEGMKLGRFRWWVDQVCQQEGFTVNQQKFRVIRSSQRQVVTGIVVNAGLRVPRELRRELRAIVHNCEKQGVESQAARHPNFGGNVGAFTQYLRGIAAYLNMVQPDHGAALLRRVNELLGPAADADDAEAKGGGA; encoded by the coding sequence ATGTCCGCTTCTCCATCGCCCCCGGCGTGGCTCCTCCTGCCGCTGCCGGCCAACGCCGCCCATGACGCCGCGCTCCTCGCTTCGGTCGAGGAACATTGCACGAAGCTCCCGCGCGACTTCGCGAAGCTCCAGAAAGCACTCGAGCGCGTGCGCTACCTCGCGAGCTACGAACCGGCGGTAAACCGGGCGAATGCACTTGTGTGGGAGCAGTTCGAAGCGCTGTTGTCCGCCCCCGAGGGCCGCGACCGGATCGCGCTCGTGGGGTACGCGCGGAACCACATGCCCGTCCGCGCTCTGGCTCGCGTCTTGCGCCGGCTCGCCAAAGACCCGGACATGACGGTGCGGGGCCAGATCGCGTACCTCATTAAACGATCCAAAATCCGGGAGGTTGCCCTCCCCGCAAAAAAGGACGGCGACTGGAACCCGACGGGCTGGATGCTCCCGGCCGAGCGCGGCCGGCCGTCGCGGATCACGCGGCACAAGACGGGCAAGAGCGTTCAGGCGCGCACGGGCGTTCCGCTGCTCGCGAAACTCGCCCAGTTGCGGGCGCTGCTGAACATCAAATCGCCGAAGCAACTCGGGTACTTCCTGCTCGCCAGCGACTACAAGAACGGACCGTACACGACCCACGTGATCCCCAAGCGCGACGGCAGCGACCGCAAGATCTGTGCCCCCAAGAAGCAACTGAAGTGGGTGCAGAAACAGATCCTCAAGCACATCCTGAGCAAAGTGCCGCCGCACCCCGCCGCGCACGGGTTCGTCAACGGGCGCTCCACGGTCAGCAACGCCACGCCGCACGTCGGTGCGGAACTCGTCGTCAAGTTCGACCTGAAGGACTTCTTCCCGACCGTCCACTTCTTCCGCGTCATGGGCCTATTCGCGAGTATCGGCTACCCGGTCGGCAACTGCATGTTCGGCACCGACGACGACTCGAACCAGATCGCGCCCGTTCTCGCCCGGCTGTGCTGCTACACCCCGAACCCGAAACTGTGGGGCAGCGCGACACTCCCGCAGGGCGCGCCCACGTCGCCCGCGGTGTCGAACCTCGTGTGCCGGCGGCTCGATGCCCGACTGGCGGGTCTGGCCGAAGCGAACAAGGGCACGTACACGCGCTACGCCGACGACCTCACGTTCTCCTTTAAAAGCGCCGAGGGGATGAAACTGGGCCGGTTCCGGTGGTGGGTCGATCAGGTGTGCCAGCAGGAGGGGTTCACCGTCAACCAGCAGAAGTTCCGCGTGATCCGCAGCTCCCAGCGCCAGGTGGTGACCGGCATCGTGGTGAACGCCGGGCTGCGCGTGCCGCGCGAGTTGCGCCGCGAGCTGCGCGCGATCGTCCACAACTGCGAGAAGCAGGGGGTCGAGTCGCAGGCCGCACGGCACCCGAACTTTGGGGGAAACGTCGGGGCGTTCACTCAGTACCTCCGCGGGATCGCGGCGTACCTGAACATGGTGCAACCGGACCACGGCGCCGCCCTGCTCCGGCGTGTGAACGAACTGCTCGGCCCGGCCGCCGACGCAGACGACGCCGAAGCGAAAGGCGGTGGCGCGTGA
- a CDS encoding formylglycine-generating enzyme family protein, with translation MNPEDDGDAADPSDPARFPSAKVIVALEALTKQPADSARAAAAWRLVTGAAANPDFHAVLDYAREHDLVLPCEQTDAAAANLTWTNPIDGSEMVWIPPGPFVYGTHGATGECAGFSLGRWPVTNEQFAKHNREAAYQPPTRHASNEQFLSHWGAFSRDWAYLSEPDEIRNHPVTYVSLFDALAYCLWAGMTLPTEWMWEKAARGTDGRPYPWGEGGYGSEKLAHVGKTGTCEVGKFAHVRSPYGCEELIGNVSEWCFPMPPKSGVGAFPPPTANFGPIPEANGPAVYAVVRGACFLRESVTAMRASHRRNLAVTRRNQWVGFRPACLLPVRPAV, from the coding sequence GTGAACCCCGAAGACGATGGTGACGCGGCCGACCCGAGCGACCCGGCCCGGTTCCCGTCCGCAAAAGTGATCGTGGCCCTTGAGGCGTTGACGAAGCAACCTGCCGACTCGGCCCGCGCCGCAGCCGCCTGGCGGCTCGTCACCGGCGCCGCGGCGAACCCGGACTTCCACGCGGTGCTGGACTACGCCCGCGAACACGACCTCGTGTTGCCGTGCGAACAAACCGACGCGGCCGCAGCGAACCTCACGTGGACGAACCCGATCGACGGGTCGGAGATGGTATGGATCCCGCCCGGCCCGTTCGTCTACGGCACGCACGGGGCGACCGGCGAGTGTGCGGGCTTCTCGCTCGGGCGGTGGCCGGTTACCAATGAACAGTTCGCCAAACACAACAGAGAAGCTGCGTACCAGCCGCCGACGCGGCACGCAAGCAACGAGCAGTTCCTGAGCCACTGGGGGGCGTTTTCGCGCGACTGGGCGTACCTCTCCGAACCGGACGAGATACGGAACCATCCGGTCACCTATGTCTCCCTGTTCGACGCGCTGGCGTACTGCCTGTGGGCCGGGATGACGCTCCCAACCGAATGGATGTGGGAGAAGGCGGCCCGTGGCACCGATGGTCGGCCGTACCCGTGGGGAGAGGGCGGCTACGGGAGCGAAAAGCTGGCGCACGTGGGCAAGACGGGCACCTGCGAGGTGGGGAAGTTCGCCCACGTTCGCTCGCCGTACGGGTGCGAAGAGTTGATCGGCAACGTGTCGGAGTGGTGCTTTCCGATGCCGCCGAAATCCGGGGTCGGAGCGTTCCCCCCGCCGACAGCCAACTTCGGCCCTATACCGGAAGCGAACGGACCGGCCGTATATGCGGTCGTCCGCGGGGCGTGCTTCCTGCGCGAGAGTGTGACCGCGATGCGAGCCAGCCACCGCCGGAACCTGGCGGTGACCCGCCGGAACCAGTGGGTCGGGTTCCGGCCCGCGTGCCTGTTACCCGTCCGACCGGCCGTTTGA
- a CDS encoding hybrid sensor histidine kinase/response regulator — protein sequence MTTPGTNPSPRRSVRPRTGCHGVLTACGSVLLALGGAVALTWACGEPELLQFVATLAPLHYTGAIGFLFWGGAYRALATGRVRTTNGLAAALGLIGVLVVTANVLPVGLRLDRWALEPAGDAYPPGGVGPGLGIGFLLAAVAIATVRTVAGVVLAPFVGALLVAGGAVYLATANTTSGLPVHGGPSVLGGVGVGVAGLALLACGFWAGFPSFTLGRAVPAAVGLLGIVITFLLWAALNADQGRRIQRQVQFETAHLRRLALERLGYEIHQVEDLAAGSFTKPPEQVKLDVGSYVGQMPGALGVARIDAAGGVTWIESQPGPPQALSEFNTGAQLADAVLAGRTVVLRAPRSSWRGARVLLIFAPHRPGTAAGGLVAVFRLQNFFESLINTNAGPGYAVTLTDRGELLFGRYSSDTAAQERWGQTLPFTFRGLDWRLSVWPTQDVLARESLSLPKLSLLIGLLMTALLALAVHLAQTARSRTSALENEVREREQAERAMRQSEGKYRTLIENLGQGVFLQDRDHRFVAANAPFCRGLGRTEAEIVGATEADLFDPVRATSHADEVHAVLTTGASVESENEEVAAGRRTSVRRVLTPVRDASGATVGVLGICWDVTEQRRLEEHVHQASKMDAIGQLAGGIAHDFNNLLTVILGNLDVLLTQSAPDAPQRELATAAQGATVRAAALTQRLLGFSRRHQLDWRPTSLNALATEVVALLQRTIDPLIRLETALAPDLWPVRADPTQLTQVLMNLCLNARDAITGAGRILVETACVGDAEVRLPHGSSARPGDYVRLRVTDTGAGMTPEVKARIYEPFFTTKEVGKGTGLGLAMVFAIVRQHKGWIDCRSEVGAGTRFDIYLPRLAGAPALPPDAAPATQVPTGKGTVLVVDDEEMIRNLAAAALQGRGYRVLQAADGQQALETYAAQRDAIDLVILDLTMPVLSGHEAFRQLLTLNPAVRVLFVSGYAVEQLSDLEKQSMAGFVKKPYRPTELLQAVDAVLRDQPASGPRRTPTSATPIRLPSIIA from the coding sequence ATGACGACGCCGGGCACGAATCCGAGCCCGCGTCGCTCCGTTCGGCCGCGAACGGGGTGCCACGGGGTGCTGACCGCGTGCGGGAGCGTACTACTCGCTCTCGGAGGGGCCGTCGCCCTGACGTGGGCGTGCGGCGAACCGGAACTCTTGCAATTCGTCGCCACCCTGGCCCCGCTGCACTACACCGGCGCGATCGGGTTCCTGTTCTGGGGTGGCGCCTACCGCGCGCTCGCCACCGGTCGGGTCCGCACGACAAACGGGCTGGCCGCGGCACTCGGGCTGATCGGGGTTCTGGTCGTGACGGCGAACGTGCTCCCGGTCGGGCTCCGGCTCGACCGTTGGGCGCTCGAGCCGGCGGGCGATGCGTACCCGCCGGGCGGCGTCGGGCCGGGTCTCGGGATCGGCTTTTTGCTCGCGGCGGTCGCGATTGCGACCGTTCGGACCGTTGCGGGGGTCGTTCTGGCCCCGTTCGTCGGCGCGCTGCTGGTCGCCGGTGGGGCGGTCTACCTGGCCACGGCCAATACCACCTCCGGGCTCCCCGTCCACGGCGGCCCCTCCGTCCTGGGCGGGGTCGGGGTCGGAGTTGCCGGCCTCGCGCTCCTGGCCTGCGGGTTCTGGGCCGGGTTCCCGTCGTTCACACTCGGCCGCGCGGTCCCGGCCGCGGTCGGGCTGCTCGGCATCGTCATCACCTTTCTCCTCTGGGCGGCACTTAACGCCGACCAGGGCCGGCGCATCCAGCGGCAGGTCCAGTTCGAAACCGCACACCTCCGGCGCCTGGCTCTGGAACGTCTCGGGTACGAGATTCATCAGGTCGAGGACCTGGCTGCGGGTTCGTTCACGAAGCCGCCGGAACAGGTCAAGTTGGACGTTGGTTCGTACGTGGGGCAGATGCCCGGCGCGCTGGGCGTGGCGCGGATCGACGCGGCGGGCGGGGTCACCTGGATCGAGTCGCAGCCGGGGCCGCCCCAGGCGCTGAGCGAATTCAACACCGGCGCCCAGTTGGCCGATGCGGTTCTGGCGGGGCGCACGGTAGTGCTCCGGGCGCCGCGGTCGAGCTGGCGCGGGGCACGCGTGCTCCTGATCTTCGCGCCGCACCGCCCGGGCACGGCCGCCGGCGGGCTGGTGGCCGTGTTCCGGCTCCAGAACTTCTTTGAGTCGCTGATCAACACGAACGCGGGACCCGGGTACGCCGTCACCCTCACCGACCGGGGCGAACTGTTGTTCGGCCGCTACTCGTCCGACACCGCGGCGCAGGAGCGGTGGGGCCAGACGCTCCCCTTTACCTTTCGGGGGCTGGACTGGCGCCTCTCGGTCTGGCCCACACAGGACGTGCTGGCCCGCGAGAGCCTGTCGCTGCCCAAGCTCTCGCTCCTGATCGGCTTGCTGATGACCGCGCTCCTCGCGCTCGCCGTGCACCTGGCACAGACCGCGCGCTCCCGCACGTCGGCCCTCGAGAACGAGGTGCGCGAGCGCGAACAGGCCGAGCGCGCCATGCGGCAGAGCGAGGGGAAGTACCGGACGCTCATCGAGAACCTGGGGCAGGGCGTGTTCCTTCAGGACCGGGACCACCGGTTCGTCGCCGCGAACGCCCCGTTCTGCCGCGGGCTCGGCCGCACCGAGGCCGAGATCGTCGGCGCGACCGAGGCGGACCTGTTCGACCCGGTCCGGGCCACCAGCCACGCCGACGAGGTACACGCCGTCCTGACGACCGGCGCGAGCGTCGAGAGCGAAAACGAGGAGGTGGCCGCCGGCCGGCGCACCAGCGTCCGGCGGGTCCTCACGCCCGTTCGGGACGCGTCGGGCGCGACCGTCGGCGTCCTCGGCATCTGTTGGGACGTGACCGAGCAGCGGCGCCTGGAGGAACACGTTCACCAGGCCAGCAAGATGGACGCCATCGGCCAACTCGCGGGCGGGATCGCGCACGACTTCAACAACCTGCTCACCGTGATCCTCGGCAACCTGGACGTGCTACTGACCCAGTCGGCCCCGGACGCCCCCCAGCGCGAACTGGCCACGGCCGCGCAGGGCGCCACCGTGCGGGCCGCCGCGCTGACCCAGCGGCTGCTCGGGTTCTCCCGGCGGCACCAGCTCGACTGGCGCCCGACCTCTTTGAACGCGCTCGCGACCGAGGTGGTCGCCCTGTTGCAGCGGACGATCGATCCGCTGATCCGGCTCGAAACCGCCCTCGCGCCCGACCTCTGGCCGGTCCGGGCCGACCCGACGCAGCTCACCCAGGTGCTGATGAACCTGTGCTTGAACGCCCGCGACGCCATCACGGGGGCCGGGAGGATCCTGGTCGAAACGGCCTGTGTCGGGGACGCCGAGGTCCGGCTCCCGCACGGGTCCTCGGCCCGACCCGGCGATTACGTCCGCCTGCGGGTGACCGATACGGGCGCCGGTATGACACCGGAGGTCAAGGCCCGCATCTACGAACCGTTCTTCACGACGAAGGAGGTCGGAAAGGGGACCGGGCTCGGGCTGGCGATGGTGTTCGCCATCGTCCGCCAGCACAAGGGGTGGATCGACTGCCGGTCCGAAGTCGGCGCGGGAACGCGGTTCGATATTTATTTGCCGCGGCTCGCCGGCGCGCCGGCCCTTCCGCCGGACGCGGCGCCGGCAACGCAAGTCCCAACGGGAAAGGGAACGGTTCTCGTCGTCGACGACGAGGAGATGATCCGCAACCTCGCCGCGGCGGCGCTCCAGGGGCGCGGCTATCGCGTCCTCCAGGCCGCAGACGGTCAGCAGGCACTCGAAACCTACGCCGCTCAACGGGACGCCATCGATCTGGTGATCCTCGATCTGACGATGCCGGTTCTGTCCGGCCACGAGGCGTTCCGTCAGCTCTTGACCCTGAACCCCGCGGTCCGGGTGTTGTTTGTCAGCGGGTACGCGGTCGAACAGCTCTCGGATCTGGAAAAGCAGTCGATGGCCGGGTTCGTCAAGAAGCCCTACCGCCCCACCGAGCTGCTCCAGGCCGTGGACGCGGTACTCCGGGACCAACCGGCCTCCGGTCCGCGCCGCACGCCCACTTCCGCAACTCCGATCCGGTTGCCTTCGATTATCGCGTAG
- a CDS encoding carboxypeptidase-like regulatory domain-containing protein has translation MSRRSREAVRSACFVAGVALLAGGCASRTSTVGGTVTFRGRPVAGGSVVVYCADKQIARGIIGPDGTYTIPNVPSGTAIVTVQAPSRVPEGLQLKQNLPPSYGGPIAPAVGTAGAPRVAIPPRYALPEESGLSVSVDRGQVTYDIDLKP, from the coding sequence ATGTCGCGCCGGAGTCGCGAGGCCGTTCGGAGCGCTTGCTTCGTCGCGGGGGTCGCCCTGTTGGCCGGCGGGTGCGCGTCCCGAACCTCGACCGTCGGGGGCACGGTGACCTTCCGCGGGCGACCGGTCGCGGGCGGTTCGGTCGTCGTTTACTGTGCCGACAAGCAGATCGCCCGCGGGATCATCGGTCCGGACGGCACGTACACCATCCCGAACGTGCCGTCCGGGACTGCCATTGTGACGGTTCAGGCCCCCTCGCGGGTGCCCGAAGGGCTGCAACTCAAACAGAACCTGCCGCCGTCGTACGGCGGGCCGATCGCGCCGGCCGTCGGGACTGCGGGCGCGCCCCGGGTCGCGATCCCCCCGCGCTACGCGCTCCCGGAGGAGTCCGGGTTGTCGGTGAGCGTCGACCGCGGGCAAGTCACTTACGATATCGATCTCAAACCATGA
- a CDS encoding DUF1559 family PulG-like putative transporter, which yields MPTIARAADRRTAFTLIELLIVLAILAVLIGLMLPVVQKVRESAARIRCSNSLRQITLAAHGAHDTAHCFPPGLGHWPGPHAYGTFHFHLLPFMEQDPLYRDSYYRGFYFVANHGVYSQAIRSYVCPADPSAPADGRAFDLLGNAWGVSSYAVNAQVVCRVDPTGVLISADNLARLNDSFPDGTSNTLLLTEKYAQCFNNNYPTGGTFWGYYYTGSSLQPYHPGCAISWNGYSYGPASKFLVQPRPFNGGCDPTMASSPHSGGIQGAFVDGSVRFLSADMSMYTWWYLLTPDGGEVIPSDAY from the coding sequence GTGCCCACCATCGCCCGTGCCGCCGACCGGCGGACTGCTTTTACGCTGATCGAACTGCTCATCGTGCTCGCCATTCTTGCGGTGCTCATCGGCCTCATGCTCCCGGTCGTTCAGAAGGTGCGCGAGTCCGCGGCCCGTATCAGGTGCTCGAACTCGCTCCGCCAGATCACCCTCGCCGCGCACGGTGCTCACGACACGGCGCACTGCTTCCCACCCGGACTGGGGCACTGGCCCGGCCCGCACGCATACGGCACGTTTCACTTCCACCTGCTGCCGTTCATGGAACAAGACCCGCTGTACCGCGATTCCTACTACCGCGGGTTCTATTTTGTGGCCAACCACGGGGTGTATTCCCAAGCGATCCGCTCCTACGTCTGTCCGGCGGACCCGAGCGCCCCGGCCGACGGCCGCGCGTTCGACCTGCTGGGCAACGCGTGGGGCGTTTCCTCGTACGCGGTGAACGCCCAGGTTGTCTGCCGGGTGGACCCCACCGGGGTCCTGATTTCGGCCGATAACCTCGCACGTTTGAACGACTCGTTTCCGGACGGGACGTCCAACACGCTGTTGCTCACCGAAAAGTACGCCCAGTGCTTCAACAATAACTACCCCACCGGGGGCACGTTTTGGGGCTACTACTACACCGGCTCGAGCCTGCAACCGTACCACCCGGGCTGCGCCATTTCATGGAACGGGTACAGCTACGGGCCGGCGTCGAAGTTTCTCGTCCAACCGCGCCCCTTCAACGGCGGGTGCGACCCGACGATGGCGTCTTCGCCCCACAGCGGCGGCATCCAGGGGGCGTTTGTCGATGGGAGCGTGCGGTTCCTGTCCGCCGACATGAGCATGTACACGTGGTGGTACCTGTTGACCCCGGACGGCGGCGAGGTGATCCCGTCCGACGCCTACTGA
- a CDS encoding 3-keto-disaccharide hydrolase yields the protein MTTVRTLILAAVGGAAVAFGVMTAVAARQQEYKSGIVFPEPAVVTPGKTDNDPPSDAVVLFDGKDLSKWHNGDRWEIKDGYATVRGSDIVTKDSFGDYQLHVEFATPEKVRGSGQGRGNSGVFLANRYEVQVLDSFDNKTYFDGQCASLYKQTPPMVNACRKPGEWQTYDILFTAPRFDQESKEVKVLKPGYVTVIQNGVAVQYHFELLGNTNYDKPPAYEKHPLKQPIRLQNHGDPVRYRNIWVREIKPLEGKKPS from the coding sequence ATGACGACAGTCCGTACCCTCATCCTCGCCGCGGTCGGCGGCGCGGCGGTCGCGTTCGGCGTGATGACCGCGGTCGCGGCCCGGCAGCAGGAGTACAAGAGCGGGATCGTGTTCCCCGAGCCGGCGGTGGTCACGCCCGGCAAGACCGACAACGACCCGCCCTCGGACGCAGTCGTGCTCTTCGACGGGAAAGACCTCTCGAAGTGGCACAACGGCGACAGGTGGGAGATCAAGGACGGGTACGCCACCGTTCGGGGGTCGGACATCGTCACCAAGGACTCGTTCGGTGACTACCAACTGCACGTCGAGTTCGCTACGCCCGAGAAGGTGCGGGGCAGCGGCCAGGGGCGCGGCAACAGCGGCGTGTTCCTCGCCAACCGTTACGAGGTCCAGGTGCTCGATTCCTTCGACAACAAGACATACTTCGACGGCCAGTGCGCGAGCCTGTACAAGCAGACCCCGCCGATGGTCAACGCGTGCCGCAAGCCGGGCGAGTGGCAGACCTACGACATCCTTTTCACCGCGCCGCGGTTCGATCAGGAATCGAAAGAGGTGAAGGTGCTGAAGCCCGGGTACGTGACGGTGATTCAGAACGGCGTCGCCGTGCAGTACCACTTTGAGCTGCTCGGTAACACGAACTACGACAAGCCGCCGGCCTACGAGAAGCATCCGCTGAAGCAGCCGATCCGCCTTCAGAACCACGGCGACCCGGTCCGGTACCGGAACATCTGGGTCCGCGAGATCAAGCCGCTCGAAGGCAAGAAACCGTCGTAG